In Bacillus sp. NP247, one DNA window encodes the following:
- the bioF gene encoding 8-amino-7-oxononanoate synthase encodes MNQTWRAHLQSKVEQLKEQGQYRNLHITERSEETWLIRNKKRMLNLASNNYLGLAGDERLKEAAIACTRKYGTGATASRLVVGNYPLYEEVERSICDWKGTEKALIVNSGYTANIGAISSLVGRHDSIFSDKLNHASIVDGIILSGAEHKRYRHNDLDHLEKLLKMASSEKRKLIVTDTVFSMDGDTANLQDLVQLKEKYGALLMVDEAHASGIFGKDGAGLSHIEKDIANNIDIHMGTFSKALGCYGAYLTGNSTCIEYLQNMMRGFIFTTALPPGTLGAIKKAIEIVKEDNERRESLLENGAYFRSRLREAGFDIGNSSTHIVPIIVGSNENAMRFSRELQEVGIAAIAIRPPTVPVGSSRIRFAVTSQHMRADLKWATQHIIRIGKEEGFLV; translated from the coding sequence ATGAATCAAACGTGGCGCGCGCATCTTCAATCTAAAGTAGAACAATTAAAGGAGCAAGGGCAGTATCGTAATTTACATATAACAGAGCGATCTGAAGAGACATGGCTTATTCGAAATAAGAAAAGGATGCTAAATCTAGCATCGAATAATTATTTAGGATTAGCTGGAGATGAAAGGCTGAAAGAAGCTGCTATTGCCTGCACAAGAAAATATGGAACTGGAGCGACAGCATCTCGTCTCGTTGTAGGAAATTATCCACTGTATGAAGAGGTTGAGAGAAGTATATGCGATTGGAAAGGCACTGAAAAAGCCTTAATTGTAAATAGTGGATATACCGCGAATATTGGGGCGATTTCTTCGTTAGTTGGTCGCCACGATAGTATTTTTAGTGACAAATTAAATCATGCAAGTATCGTTGATGGAATCATATTAAGCGGAGCAGAACATAAAAGATATCGTCATAATGATTTGGATCATTTAGAGAAGCTATTGAAAATGGCATCATCTGAAAAGAGAAAATTAATCGTAACAGATACTGTTTTTAGTATGGATGGAGATACCGCAAATTTACAAGATTTAGTGCAACTGAAAGAAAAATATGGGGCACTTCTTATGGTTGATGAAGCGCATGCGAGTGGAATATTTGGGAAAGATGGTGCCGGATTATCTCATATTGAAAAAGACATTGCCAATAACATTGATATACATATGGGGACGTTTAGTAAAGCGCTAGGATGTTATGGTGCTTACTTAACAGGTAATTCGACTTGTATAGAGTATTTACAAAATATGATGAGGGGCTTTATTTTTACTACAGCTTTACCACCAGGAACATTAGGAGCGATAAAGAAGGCAATTGAAATAGTGAAAGAAGATAACGAAAGAAGAGAGAGTCTCTTAGAAAACGGGGCATACTTCAGAAGTCGTTTACGAGAAGCCGGTTTTGATATTGGGAATAGTTCAACGCATATAGTTCCAATTATAGTCGGTTCCAATGAAAATGCTATGCGCTTTAGTAGAGAATTACAAGAGGTAGGTATTGCAGCAATTGCAATTCGTCCACCAACTGTTCCTGTTGGTAGTTCCCGAATTCGCTTTGCAGTTACGTCACAACATATGAGAGCTGATTTAAAGTGGGCAACGCAGCATATTATTCGCATTGGTAAAGAAGAGGGGTTTTTAGTATGA
- a CDS encoding alpha/beta fold hydrolase: protein MKELKIIFIPGWGMEEDVWTLVLPYFKGYSVQCVEWRNVKEQSEFEGRIIGVAHDENVILVGWSLGALAAIQAYKNIKAKGIVLIGGTAKFTNTSDYTSGWNSLHVERLKKNLARKKEDTLKRFYANMFTKDELKENKSFEDIVKRFKGDSIQSLQLGLDYLIETDMREELKEIKVPILLIHGEQDVICPLSAARSMTENRNVTLKVVSEAGHALCVVNFEYCANEIIQFVEGIRHDQQNVTAKTV from the coding sequence ATGAAAGAGCTGAAGATCATTTTTATTCCTGGATGGGGAATGGAAGAAGATGTTTGGACTTTAGTTCTGCCGTATTTTAAAGGATATTCTGTTCAATGTGTAGAGTGGCGTAACGTGAAAGAACAAAGTGAGTTTGAGGGACGAATAATAGGTGTAGCGCATGATGAAAATGTAATTTTGGTGGGATGGTCACTGGGAGCTTTAGCCGCAATTCAAGCTTATAAAAATATTAAGGCGAAAGGTATCGTATTAATTGGTGGTACTGCTAAATTTACAAATACGAGTGACTATACAAGTGGATGGAATTCTTTGCATGTAGAACGGTTGAAAAAGAATTTGGCGAGAAAGAAAGAAGATACGTTGAAGCGGTTCTATGCAAATATGTTCACCAAAGATGAGCTGAAAGAGAATAAAAGTTTTGAAGACATTGTAAAACGTTTTAAAGGTGATTCTATTCAGTCTTTACAATTAGGTTTGGATTATTTAATAGAAACAGATATGAGAGAGGAACTTAAAGAAATTAAGGTCCCTATACTACTTATTCATGGAGAGCAGGATGTAATATGCCCGTTGTCTGCAGCGCGTAGTATGACGGAAAATAGGAACGTCACGCTGAAAGTAGTAAGCGAAGCTGGGCATGCATTATGTGTTGTGAATTTTGAATATTGCGCAAATGAGATAATTCAATTTGTAGAGGGGATACGACATGATCAACAAAACGTTACTGCAAAAACGGTTTAA
- the nhaC gene encoding Na+/H+ antiporter NhaC produces the protein MVSKIESVLLTIFIFFCIGFSVIQLEVSPHIPILFGIVILLAFGFMKKISWSTMEKGMISSISAGIPSIFIFLLVGVLISVWIAAGTIPTLMVYGFQLVSPKIFVPTVFVVCAIVGTSIGSAFTTAATVGLAFMGMGSALGYDPALIAGAIISGAFFGDKMSPLSDTTNLAPAVTGVDLFEHIRNMLWTTVPAFIIAFIAFFILGSGSGGNVDFSTFINTLEKNTTISIVTLIPILLLFLFAFKKVPAVPTLLAGIVVGIIILFIFKPSTSLADLMKIMQDGYVSKTGIKDIDSLLSRGGLQSMMMSIALIFLALCMGGLLQGMGIITQLMNIISSFVNNSTRLIISTATTAIGVNFLLGEQYLSIVLTGQAFANKYDEVGLERRNLSRVLEDAGTVINPLVPWGVSGVFLTNVLSVPTIDYVPYAIFCLACPVVTIIVGFTGFGLSWKKEKAVPVS, from the coding sequence ATGGTTTCAAAAATTGAATCTGTTCTTTTAACAATTTTTATCTTTTTCTGTATTGGGTTTAGTGTTATTCAATTAGAAGTTTCACCGCATATCCCAATTTTATTCGGTATCGTTATTTTATTAGCGTTTGGATTTATGAAAAAAATCTCTTGGTCTACTATGGAAAAAGGGATGATCAGTAGTATTTCAGCTGGTATTCCATCTATATTTATTTTCTTACTTGTAGGCGTATTAATCAGTGTTTGGATCGCAGCTGGAACAATTCCAACTTTAATGGTATACGGCTTCCAACTTGTATCTCCTAAAATTTTCGTTCCAACTGTTTTTGTTGTTTGTGCAATTGTTGGAACGAGTATCGGTAGTGCTTTTACAACTGCCGCAACTGTAGGACTTGCCTTTATGGGCATGGGTAGTGCTCTTGGATACGATCCAGCTCTTATCGCTGGTGCAATTATTTCTGGTGCATTCTTTGGGGATAAAATGTCTCCTTTATCTGATACAACAAACTTAGCTCCAGCTGTAACGGGTGTAGATTTATTTGAACATATTCGCAACATGCTTTGGACGACAGTTCCAGCTTTCATTATTGCTTTTATTGCATTTTTCATTTTAGGAAGTGGATCTGGGGGCAATGTTGATTTCTCAACTTTTATTAATACGTTAGAAAAAAATACAACGATTTCTATCGTTACGCTTATTCCGATTTTATTACTGTTCCTATTCGCATTTAAAAAGGTTCCAGCAGTTCCAACATTACTTGCTGGAATCGTAGTAGGGATAATCATTCTCTTTATTTTTAAACCAAGTACTTCTTTAGCTGATTTAATGAAAATTATGCAAGACGGTTATGTTTCTAAAACTGGTATAAAAGATATTGATAGCTTATTATCTCGCGGTGGTTTACAAAGTATGATGATGTCAATCGCTCTTATTTTCCTAGCTCTTTGTATGGGAGGTTTATTACAAGGGATGGGTATTATAACGCAACTAATGAATATTATCTCTAGCTTCGTAAACAATAGTACACGCTTAATTATTTCTACTGCTACAACGGCAATTGGTGTAAACTTCTTACTCGGCGAGCAATACCTATCAATCGTTTTAACAGGACAAGCATTCGCTAACAAATACGATGAAGTCGGTTTAGAACGTCGTAATTTATCACGAGTACTAGAAGATGCTGGTACAGTAATTAATCCGCTCGTACCATGGGGTGTAAGTGGCGTATTCTTAACAAACGTCCTTAGCGTTCCAACAATCGATTATGTTCCATACGCAATCTTCTGTTTAGCTTGTCCAGTCGTAACTATTATTGTTGGATTTACTGGATTCGGTCTTTCTTGGAAAAAAGAAAAAGCAGTACCAGTTTCATAA
- the bioD gene encoding dethiobiotin synthase — MSGFFITATDTEVGKTVVTGALAGIFRELGHNVGVYKPLQSGHVASNPEGDAARLKAFSGVPTKEDEICPYSIEEPLAPRLAMKRAGRTVTLKEITDHYNELLKEFNSLFVEGAGGLAVPYAEDALVIDFAKELKLPLIVVARPTLGTVNHTVLTISYAKAHGLTVAGVILSGCKKCEKERVQENKIMIEELSGVPVLGLLPFLEGEFTKEELLESAKEHIMISKLEELIQNESNVARASSI; from the coding sequence ATGAGTGGTTTCTTTATAACAGCAACGGATACAGAAGTTGGCAAAACGGTAGTGACAGGAGCATTGGCAGGTATATTTCGGGAGCTTGGACATAATGTTGGTGTATATAAACCGTTGCAAAGTGGTCATGTTGCTTCAAATCCAGAAGGAGATGCAGCAAGATTAAAAGCGTTCTCGGGTGTACCGACAAAAGAGGATGAAATTTGCCCTTATTCAATTGAAGAGCCACTTGCTCCGAGACTTGCTATGAAAAGAGCTGGAAGGACAGTAACATTAAAAGAAATTACTGATCACTATAATGAACTACTAAAAGAGTTTAATAGCCTATTTGTAGAAGGTGCTGGTGGGCTTGCCGTCCCATATGCAGAAGACGCTTTAGTAATTGATTTCGCAAAAGAGTTAAAGCTCCCTCTTATTGTAGTAGCGCGTCCTACACTTGGGACAGTTAATCATACTGTTTTAACAATTTCTTATGCGAAGGCACATGGTTTAACAGTAGCAGGTGTAATTTTATCTGGTTGTAAAAAATGTGAAAAAGAAAGAGTGCAAGAAAATAAAATAATGATTGAGGAGTTAAGTGGAGTGCCGGTTTTAGGGTTATTACCATTCCTTGAAGGAGAGTTTACAAAGGAAGAATTATTAGAATCGGCAAAAGAGCATATTATGATTTCAAAATTAGAGGAGCTCATCCAAAATGAATCAAACGTGGCGCGCGCATCTTCAATCTAA
- the cpdB gene encoding bifunctional 2',3'-cyclic-nucleotide 2'-phosphodiesterase/3'-nucleotidase produces the protein MKKSKKMLAGATLAIGVIAPQVLPTTVHAEEQSGESTVNLRILETSDIHVNLMNYDYYQTKTDNKVGLVQTATLVNKAREEAKNSVLFDDGDALQGTPLGDYVANKINDPKNPVDPSYVHPLYRLMNLMKYDVISLGNHEFNYGLDYLNKVISKTEFPVINSNVYKDDHDGIEENDEHYFKPYHIVEKEVVDEAGQKQKVKIGVIGFVPPQVMNWDKANLEGKVKAKDIVETAKKLVPKLKNEEHADIVVALAHSGVDKSGYNIGMENASFYLTEVPDVDAVLMGHSHTEVKDVFNGVPVVMPGVFGSNLGIIDMQLKKVNGKWEVQKDQSKPQLRPIADSKGNPLVQSDEKLVNEIKDDHQATIDYVNTAVGKTTAPINSYFSLVQDDPSVQLVTNAQKWYVEKLFAENGQYSKYKGIPVLSAGAPFKAGGRNGASYYTDIPAGTLAIKNVADLYVYPNTLYAVKVSGAQVKEWLEMSAGQFNQIDSKKTEEQPLVNIGYPTYNFDILDGLKYEIDVTQPAKYDKDGKVVNANTNRIVNMTYEGKPVADTQEFIVATNNYRGSSQTFPGVSKGEVVYQSQDETRQIIVKYMQETPVINPAADQNWTFKPIVADKLNTTFDSSPNAQKHIKKDGKISYVGPSENEFAKYAIDITKKNDSDKETGGENPTTPPTGDGNNGENPTTPPTGDGNNGENPTAPPTDEGNIGNESKQDGNNAGSGQTTTDDQNTKETTTVSENKEAEKDERDLPKTGASVASTIGAGLAFVGAGLLMLFRRKKANR, from the coding sequence GTGAAAAAGTCAAAAAAAATGCTAGCTGGAGCAACACTTGCAATTGGTGTTATAGCGCCACAAGTGTTGCCAACAACAGTTCATGCGGAGGAGCAATCTGGGGAGAGTACAGTTAACTTACGAATTTTAGAAACATCAGATATTCACGTTAACTTAATGAATTACGATTATTATCAAACGAAAACAGATAATAAAGTAGGTCTCGTGCAAACTGCAACACTTGTTAATAAAGCGCGTGAAGAAGCGAAGAACTCTGTCTTATTTGATGATGGGGATGCATTACAAGGTACGCCACTTGGGGATTATGTGGCGAATAAAATCAATGATCCGAAGAATCCGGTTGATCCGAGTTATGTACATCCATTATATCGTCTAATGAATTTAATGAAGTATGACGTCATCTCTCTTGGAAACCATGAATTTAACTATGGCTTAGATTATTTAAACAAAGTAATTAGTAAAACAGAATTCCCGGTTATTAATTCAAATGTTTATAAAGATGATCATGATGGTATTGAAGAGAACGACGAACATTACTTTAAACCATATCATATTGTAGAGAAAGAAGTAGTGGATGAAGCAGGCCAAAAACAAAAGGTGAAAATTGGTGTAATAGGATTTGTTCCACCTCAAGTTATGAACTGGGATAAGGCAAATTTAGAAGGAAAAGTAAAAGCGAAAGATATTGTCGAAACAGCGAAGAAATTAGTACCGAAACTGAAAAATGAGGAGCATGCAGATATTGTCGTTGCACTAGCTCATTCAGGTGTTGATAAGAGTGGATACAACATTGGAATGGAAAACGCATCGTTTTATTTAACTGAAGTTCCTGATGTTGATGCAGTATTAATGGGACATTCACATACTGAAGTGAAGGATGTATTTAATGGTGTTCCAGTTGTAATGCCTGGCGTTTTTGGTAGTAACTTAGGTATTATTGATATGCAATTGAAAAAGGTAAACGGAAAATGGGAAGTACAAAAAGATCAGTCTAAGCCACAACTTCGTCCGATTGCTGATAGTAAAGGTAACCCATTAGTACAATCTGATGAAAAACTAGTTAATGAAATTAAAGATGATCATCAAGCGACAATCGATTATGTAAATACAGCTGTAGGTAAAACGACAGCGCCAATTAATAGTTATTTCTCATTAGTACAAGATGATCCGTCTGTACAACTTGTGACAAATGCCCAAAAATGGTATGTCGAAAAGTTATTTGCTGAAAATGGACAATATAGTAAATATAAAGGAATTCCAGTTTTATCTGCAGGAGCACCATTTAAAGCAGGTGGCCGAAACGGTGCTTCATATTATACTGATATTCCGGCTGGAACTTTAGCAATTAAAAACGTAGCGGATTTATACGTATATCCAAATACATTATATGCTGTAAAAGTAAGTGGGGCACAAGTGAAAGAATGGCTTGAAATGTCTGCAGGTCAGTTTAATCAGATTGATTCAAAGAAAACAGAAGAGCAGCCATTAGTAAATATCGGATATCCTACATATAACTTTGATATTTTGGATGGTTTAAAATACGAAATTGATGTGACACAACCGGCGAAATATGATAAAGATGGAAAAGTTGTAAATGCAAATACGAATCGTATTGTAAATATGACGTATGAAGGTAAGCCTGTAGCCGACACTCAAGAATTCATAGTTGCTACAAATAACTATCGTGGAAGTAGCCAAACATTCCCTGGTGTAAGTAAAGGCGAAGTTGTTTATCAATCGCAAGATGAAACACGTCAAATTATTGTGAAGTACATGCAAGAAACACCAGTTATTAATCCAGCAGCTGATCAAAATTGGACATTTAAACCAATTGTTGCAGATAAATTAAATACAACATTTGATTCTTCACCAAATGCACAAAAGCATATAAAGAAAGATGGAAAAATATCATATGTTGGACCATCTGAAAATGAATTTGCTAAATATGCAATTGATATAACGAAGAAGAACGACAGTGATAAGGAAACTGGTGGAGAAAATCCAACGACACCACCAACAGGTGATGGTAATAATGGGGAGAATCCAACGACACCACCAACAGGTGATGGTAATAATGGGGAGAATCCAACGGCACCGCCAACAGATGAAGGTAATATTGGAAATGAATCAAAACAAGATGGAAACAACGCAGGATCTGGACAAACTACAACAGATGATCAAAATACAAAAGAAACAACAACTGTAAGTGAAAATAAAGAAGCTGAAAAAGATGAACGTGATTTACCGAAAACAGGTGCAAGCGTTGCTTCTACAATTGGAGCAGGACTTGCGTTTGTAGGAGCGGGTTTACTTATGTTATTTAGAAGAAAGAAAGCAAATAGATAG
- the bioC gene encoding malonyl-ACP O-methyltransferase BioC — translation MINKTLLQKRFNGAAVSYDQYASVQKKMAHSLLSILNRRYSTTASIRILELGCGTGYVTEQLSNLFPKAHITAVDFAESMIAVAKTRHNVKNVTFHCEDIERLRLEESYDVIISNATFQWLNNVKQVIRNLFHQLSIDGVLLFSTFGHETFQELHASFQRAKEEKNIRNETSIGQRFYSKDQLLDICRIETGDVHVSETCYIERFTEVREFLHSIRKVGATNSNEESYCQSPSLFRTMLRIYERDFTEKEGIVATYHALFTYITKEGKK, via the coding sequence ATGATCAACAAAACGTTACTGCAAAAACGGTTTAATGGGGCAGCCGTATCTTACGATCAATATGCAAGTGTACAAAAGAAAATGGCACATTCGTTACTTTCTATATTGAATCGGCGATATAGTACAACAGCATCAATACGTATTTTAGAACTTGGGTGCGGGACAGGATATGTAACAGAGCAATTATCAAATTTATTTCCGAAAGCGCATATTACAGCTGTTGATTTTGCTGAAAGTATGATCGCAGTTGCGAAAACTAGACATAATGTGAAAAATGTAACGTTTCACTGTGAGGATATTGAACGATTACGACTAGAAGAATCATATGATGTCATTATTTCAAATGCCACATTTCAATGGCTGAATAATGTAAAACAAGTGATAAGAAATTTATTTCATCAATTGTCTATAGATGGCGTACTACTCTTTTCAACGTTTGGACATGAAACATTTCAAGAATTGCATGCTTCATTCCAGCGGGCGAAAGAAGAGAAAAATATACGAAATGAAACATCGATTGGTCAACGTTTTTATTCGAAAGATCAGTTACTCGATATATGTAGGATAGAAACAGGGGATGTGCATGTTTCTGAAACATGTTATATAGAAAGATTTACAGAAGTTAGGGAGTTTCTACACTCTATTCGAAAAGTAGGAGCGACCAATAGTAATGAAGAGTCTTATTGTCAAAGCCCTTCACTCTTTCGTACGATGCTTCGTATATACGAAAGAGACTTCACGGAAAAAGAAGGGATAGTAGCAACATATCATGCTTTATTTACGTATATAACAAAAGAGGGGAAGAAATGA
- a CDS encoding DUF2062 domain-containing protein, with protein sequence MKTTKKTYSFFQRMWRILKFQYFKLLRSPEGAKKVSLGFAIGFGLEMLVIYTASLVYLIFYPIVRLAKGSFPAAVIGNIIGKISFLPVFLFPLAYALGKMIYPFDVKKIHHKPFTISDLFSSHIFTMLKSLLQSEVYVLIGMTIIGIVFGVISYFVVHYLYEKNRKLRLKKRKKQVREPLVQI encoded by the coding sequence GTGAAGACAACTAAGAAGACATATTCGTTTTTTCAGCGGATGTGGAGAATATTAAAGTTTCAATATTTTAAGTTGCTTCGATCACCAGAAGGAGCAAAAAAAGTATCATTAGGTTTTGCTATTGGATTTGGGCTAGAAATGTTAGTGATTTATACGGCATCGCTCGTATATTTAATATTTTATCCAATTGTCAGGTTAGCAAAGGGATCTTTTCCAGCCGCAGTCATTGGTAATATTATTGGGAAAATATCGTTTCTCCCAGTATTTTTATTTCCGCTTGCTTACGCATTAGGGAAAATGATTTATCCATTTGATGTAAAGAAAATACATCATAAGCCATTTACTATATCAGATTTATTTTCGAGTCATATTTTTACGATGTTAAAGAGCTTATTACAGAGTGAAGTGTATGTATTAATTGGTATGACGATAATAGGGATTGTGTTTGGGGTAATTTCATATTTCGTTGTGCATTATTTATATGAAAAAAATCGTAAGTTACGTTTGAAGAAAAGAAAGAAACAAGTGAGAGAACCACTTGTGCAAATATAA
- the bioA gene encoding adenosylmethionine--8-amino-7-oxononanoate transaminase, whose amino-acid sequence MLTIFINKLTLGVTIVTVNSNTSKKSSYTYEELSKKNKDYVWHPFTQMKDYLEEDPVIIERGEGRKLYDVNGNEYWDGVSSIWLNVHGHQVPELDEAIREQLNKIAHSTMLGLANVPSILLAEKIIDVVPEGLKKVFYSDSGSTAVEIAIKMAFQYWQHKGKPRKQRFVTLKEAYHGDTIGAVSVGAIDLFHQVYSSLLFEAIKMPYPYTYRSPYGDNKEQIVKKHLEEMEELLKEKHEEVAAIIVEPLMQGAGGMITMPKGYLKGLRDLCTKYNVLFITDEVATGFGRTGKMFACEHEDVTPDILTAGKGLTGGYLPVAVTVTTDEIYNAFLGEYEEQKSFFHGHSYTGNPLGCAVAIANLELYEKTNLIEDVARKTEYVAKQLEALNEYKHVGDIRQCGLMVGIELVKNKETKKSFEWTERVGVQVCKRSRALGMILRPLGNTIVFMPPLASTVAEIDEMLRILYKAISDVTEGE is encoded by the coding sequence ATGTTAACTATATTTATAAATAAGTTAACATTAGGGGTGACAATTGTGACTGTTAATAGTAATACGAGTAAAAAATCGTCTTATACATATGAAGAATTATCGAAGAAGAATAAAGATTACGTATGGCACCCATTTACACAAATGAAAGATTATTTAGAAGAAGATCCTGTCATTATTGAACGTGGAGAGGGAAGAAAGCTATACGATGTAAATGGAAATGAATATTGGGATGGTGTTTCGTCTATTTGGTTAAATGTTCATGGGCATCAAGTACCAGAACTAGATGAGGCAATTCGTGAGCAATTAAATAAAATTGCCCATTCTACTATGTTAGGACTTGCTAACGTTCCATCTATTTTATTAGCAGAAAAAATAATTGATGTTGTACCAGAAGGCTTGAAAAAAGTATTTTATTCCGACTCTGGTTCTACCGCTGTTGAAATTGCAATTAAGATGGCTTTCCAATATTGGCAACATAAAGGGAAACCGAGAAAACAAAGATTCGTTACATTAAAAGAAGCATATCACGGTGATACGATTGGTGCTGTTTCAGTAGGAGCAATAGACTTGTTTCACCAAGTGTATAGTTCACTCTTATTTGAGGCAATTAAAATGCCGTATCCATATACATATCGTTCTCCTTATGGAGATAATAAGGAACAAATTGTAAAGAAACATTTAGAAGAAATGGAAGAATTGCTGAAAGAAAAACATGAAGAAGTAGCAGCTATCATTGTGGAGCCATTAATGCAAGGTGCTGGCGGGATGATTACAATGCCAAAAGGATACTTAAAAGGGCTTCGCGATTTATGTACAAAATACAATGTATTATTTATTACAGATGAGGTAGCGACTGGATTTGGGCGTACTGGGAAAATGTTTGCATGTGAACACGAGGATGTGACGCCAGACATTTTAACGGCTGGGAAAGGCTTAACAGGTGGTTATTTACCGGTTGCAGTTACGGTAACGACAGACGAAATATATAATGCCTTCTTAGGAGAATATGAGGAACAAAAATCATTTTTCCATGGTCATAGTTACACAGGTAATCCATTAGGGTGTGCAGTAGCAATTGCGAATCTAGAACTATATGAAAAAACAAATTTAATAGAAGATGTTGCACGTAAAACAGAATATGTAGCAAAACAATTAGAAGCGCTTAATGAATATAAGCACGTAGGAGATATTCGTCAGTGCGGGCTAATGGTTGGCATTGAACTTGTGAAAAATAAGGAAACGAAAAAATCGTTTGAATGGACGGAAAGAGTCGGTGTTCAAGTGTGTAAACGTTCAAGAGCGTTAGGCATGATTTTACGTCCACTCGGTAACACCATTGTATTTATGCCTCCTCTTGCATCTACAGTGGCTGAAATTGATGAGATGTTACGCATTTTATATAAAGCAATCTCGGATGTTACGGAGGGAGAGTAA
- a CDS encoding MarR family winged helix-turn-helix transcriptional regulator produces MESREWERIVDHLLSLVPLFYRKFMLPGEFSSQRHMPPSHTQVLLLLHENGTLAVSEIGKRLAISRPNMTPLLNKLIQEELIERHYSEKDRRVILISLTAEGKLLVGQYQQFILDKLKENFQTLSEEEREKLIYSLQTIQNLILKTNA; encoded by the coding sequence ATGGAATCACGCGAGTGGGAACGTATTGTTGATCATCTTCTTTCGCTAGTGCCTCTTTTTTATCGCAAATTTATGCTTCCTGGAGAGTTTTCTTCTCAAAGACATATGCCGCCATCACATACGCAAGTGTTACTGCTTTTGCATGAAAATGGTACATTAGCAGTTTCAGAAATTGGCAAGCGGCTAGCGATTTCACGGCCTAACATGACCCCTCTATTAAACAAACTCATTCAAGAAGAACTAATAGAGCGTCATTATAGCGAAAAAGATCGACGGGTCATTTTAATTTCCCTAACAGCTGAAGGGAAATTACTAGTAGGTCAGTATCAGCAATTCATTTTAGACAAACTAAAAGAAAACTTTCAAACATTATCTGAGGAAGAGCGCGAAAAGCTCATTTATTCTCTTCAAACCATTCAAAATTTAATTTTGAAAACAAACGCATAA
- a CDS encoding GDSL-type esterase/lipase family protein, with product MKKVILTIVCLLLLIISCSNFEKNDEIEQKETEGKAEKTSAPSWIDKQTNDSFYHLVLGDSLAKGYGSTQGGFAELASKQLEGQIHKPITVENLGVNGLTTGRLVKKVQLEEVQQKIREANIITINIGGNNLFRLNRDVGVIDGIKMLNKEKTRFETDVNSIVKTVRDQNPNALLILSELYNPLQLDDSIASYADMFLDTWNDSVYAISKANQPSIVLPIRKLISNDKKDLLFDQVHPNDNGYTIIANTFTKQVLSYKY from the coding sequence ATGAAAAAAGTCATCTTAACAATTGTTTGTCTCCTCCTTCTAATCATTTCTTGTTCTAATTTTGAAAAGAACGATGAAATAGAACAAAAAGAAACTGAAGGAAAAGCAGAAAAAACATCTGCTCCGAGTTGGATTGATAAGCAAACGAACGACTCCTTTTATCATCTCGTATTAGGTGATTCACTCGCCAAAGGATATGGATCTACACAAGGGGGATTTGCCGAATTAGCTTCTAAGCAACTAGAAGGACAAATTCATAAACCAATTACGGTAGAGAATCTCGGTGTAAACGGTCTCACTACAGGTCGTCTCGTAAAAAAAGTTCAGTTAGAAGAAGTACAACAAAAAATTAGGGAAGCCAATATCATTACTATTAATATTGGCGGAAACAATTTATTTCGCTTAAATCGTGATGTAGGTGTTATTGATGGTATTAAAATGTTAAATAAAGAAAAAACTCGTTTTGAAACGGATGTAAACTCTATTGTAAAGACCGTTCGAGATCAAAATCCGAATGCTTTACTCATTCTCTCTGAGCTCTATAACCCTTTACAACTCGATGACTCCATTGCCAGTTACGCAGATATGTTTTTAGATACTTGGAATGATTCTGTTTATGCTATTTCAAAAGCGAATCAGCCATCTATCGTTTTACCAATTCGAAAATTAATATCAAATGATAAAAAAGATTTACTCTTTGACCAAGTACACCCAAATGATAACGGTTATACGATTATTGCCAATACATTTACAAAACAAGTGTTATCCTACAAATATTAA